A region from the uncultured Draconibacterium sp. genome encodes:
- a CDS encoding (deoxy)nucleoside triphosphate pyrophosphohydrolase — protein MIHVTCAIIFKDAKVLVAQNHATSDHAYQWEFPGGKIQAGETAEECIVREISEELNLQVKVCHALQAVNHAYSSKSIRLIPFVCSVISGELQLNDHRAVKWVKMNELQELDLSGADRRLVEQNENRHYLEKQIGEKMDQP, from the coding sequence ATGATTCATGTTACCTGTGCCATAATATTTAAGGATGCAAAAGTGCTGGTTGCACAAAACCATGCTACCTCCGACCATGCTTACCAGTGGGAGTTTCCGGGTGGAAAAATACAGGCAGGAGAAACAGCCGAAGAGTGTATTGTACGCGAAATCAGCGAAGAATTAAACCTGCAGGTTAAAGTTTGCCATGCATTGCAGGCGGTTAATCATGCTTATTCTTCCAAAAGTATTCGCTTAATCCCTTTTGTGTGCAGTGTTATTTCAGGTGAACTGCAATTAAACGATCATCGGGCGGTAAAATGGGTAAAAATGAATGAATTACAGGAATTGGATTTGTCGGGTGCCGACCGGCGTTTAGTGGAACAAAATGAAAACCGCCACTATTTAGAAAAACAGATTGGGGAAAAGATGGACCAGCCCTGA
- a CDS encoding response regulator, with translation MEGQGAEPQEKAKLKILLAEDDPINQKLFSYMLKEVAGQLLLASTGVEAVRLYKENTDVDLILMDLKMPEMDGHEATHLIRQMDKKVRIFALSAFAPETQSNFINENGFNHYVSKPIRKAELLKAIEKQF, from the coding sequence ATGGAAGGACAAGGCGCAGAACCACAAGAAAAAGCAAAACTAAAAATTTTATTGGCAGAGGACGACCCGATTAATCAAAAACTATTTTCGTACATGCTAAAGGAGGTAGCAGGCCAGTTGCTGCTTGCATCTACCGGAGTAGAAGCCGTTCGGCTTTACAAGGAGAACACCGATGTAGATTTGATTTTAATGGATTTAAAAATGCCGGAAATGGATGGGCACGAAGCAACGCATTTAATCAGGCAAATGGATAAAAAAGTGCGGATATTTGCCTTATCGGCTTTTGCCCCCGAAACCCAAAGCAATTTTATAAACGAAAACGGTTTTAACCATTACGTTTCAAAACCCATTCGGAAAGCAGAGCTGCTAAAAGCCATTGAAAAGCAGTTTTAG
- a CDS encoding zinc-dependent metalloprotease: MTLFLKRDSLKPVFTVFFLILSIGFSGAEEKKTEKDTAKVASYDKFLADKELVGEGLFSVYKKDNDYFFEINDSLLGRDFLLAARVAQLSKTTKVEPGEMRKEPIWIRFSRNNEKLFMHKVVSDELADENDPIKRALDRIQMQPVFETFKIKSLNTDSSAAIIDVTKFLTAEIQGISPFNSKYKAGKLEPDATCIKMAQVFPKNVEVKTQMNYSNTTGNPFVIVMNRSFLLLPEKTMRPRYEDSRIGYFASSALFYTTNEIGVDSKKYIARFDIAPKKEDIEDYKAGKLVVPEKQIVYYYDNAFPEEWWPYIKAGIEDWQVAFEAIGFKDAIVGKPYPVDDPNFNPEDIRHSCIRYIASTKANSMGPRWIDPRSGEVLGGDVLWWHNVTQLLRDWRFVQCGAADPKARKRNPELEMLGEMVRYVIAHEIGHCLGLKHNMRASYAFPVDSLRSATFTQKYGTTPSIMDYARFNYIAQPGDEGIRFTPPNMGPYDIFAIKWGYQPIFEAETADDEKAILNQWILEKKDSLIYRYGDQQMGIAFDPAAQNEALGDNAIKASEYGSKNAQYIMKHLIEWTTEENDDFQYMTHMYEEVLKQYKRYIGHVCAYPGGVYRYQLVEGEEEYFQNPVSKARQQEALAWLFKELANQPSWMLNKEIERRIGSHKNELFKYQASVLDILMGGVVFQKLEMYHNEYSSAEYLNDLHKHIWEKTINGKKLNEFERHLQASYIHNLVKMAGAANGSKEKKESSSLASLTSGTSSKIQFLDNLVKPLVFAEIEKTKNLVNKNLRSKDAALKAHYKYLSLLLADY; this comes from the coding sequence ATGACATTATTTTTGAAGAGGGACAGTTTAAAACCGGTATTTACAGTATTTTTCTTGATACTGAGTATCGGTTTTTCCGGAGCGGAAGAAAAGAAAACAGAAAAAGATACCGCAAAAGTGGCTTCGTACGATAAGTTTTTAGCCGACAAAGAATTAGTAGGCGAGGGTTTGTTTTCAGTGTATAAAAAGGATAACGATTATTTTTTTGAAATAAACGACTCCCTGCTTGGCCGCGACTTTTTATTGGCCGCACGTGTTGCCCAATTAAGCAAAACAACAAAAGTTGAACCCGGCGAAATGCGTAAGGAACCCATCTGGATTCGTTTTTCGCGCAACAACGAGAAGTTGTTTATGCATAAAGTGGTTTCTGATGAGTTGGCCGACGAAAACGACCCGATAAAACGAGCGCTCGACCGCATTCAAATGCAGCCGGTTTTCGAAACCTTTAAAATCAAATCGTTAAACACCGACTCAAGCGCAGCGATTATTGATGTAACCAAATTTCTCACTGCTGAAATTCAAGGTATTTCGCCTTTTAACAGCAAATACAAAGCAGGAAAACTGGAACCCGATGCCACGTGTATTAAAATGGCCCAGGTTTTTCCGAAAAATGTGGAGGTAAAAACACAAATGAATTACAGCAATACAACCGGTAATCCTTTTGTAATTGTAATGAACCGTTCGTTTTTACTGTTGCCCGAAAAAACAATGCGGCCACGTTATGAAGATAGCCGGATAGGGTATTTTGCCAGCAGCGCTCTTTTTTATACAACCAACGAAATTGGAGTTGACAGTAAAAAATACATTGCCCGCTTTGATATTGCTCCTAAAAAGGAAGATATTGAAGATTACAAAGCGGGAAAATTGGTAGTGCCCGAAAAACAAATTGTTTATTATTACGACAATGCTTTTCCGGAAGAATGGTGGCCTTACATTAAAGCAGGCATTGAAGACTGGCAGGTAGCTTTTGAAGCTATTGGCTTTAAAGATGCCATTGTGGGAAAGCCTTATCCGGTTGACGATCCTAATTTTAATCCTGAAGATATTCGTCATTCATGTATACGTTACATTGCTTCAACAAAGGCAAATTCGATGGGGCCGCGCTGGATCGACCCACGCAGTGGCGAAGTACTTGGAGGCGATGTGCTCTGGTGGCACAATGTAACTCAGCTTTTGCGCGACTGGCGTTTTGTACAGTGTGGCGCTGCCGATCCAAAGGCACGCAAGCGTAACCCCGAATTGGAAATGTTGGGCGAAATGGTGCGTTATGTTATTGCGCATGAAATTGGTCACTGTCTTGGATTGAAACATAATATGCGTGCATCCTATGCCTTTCCTGTTGATTCGTTGCGTTCGGCTACTTTCACTCAAAAATATGGAACTACTCCGTCGATAATGGATTATGCCCGTTTTAACTACATTGCTCAGCCCGGTGATGAGGGAATACGCTTTACCCCGCCAAACATGGGGCCTTATGATATTTTTGCAATTAAATGGGGCTATCAGCCTATTTTTGAGGCAGAAACAGCTGATGATGAAAAAGCCATCCTAAACCAATGGATTTTGGAGAAAAAAGATAGCCTCATTTACCGCTATGGCGACCAGCAAATGGGAATTGCTTTCGATCCTGCGGCACAAAACGAGGCATTGGGCGACAATGCCATAAAAGCCAGCGAGTACGGTAGTAAAAATGCTCAATATATTATGAAGCATCTAATTGAGTGGACAACCGAAGAAAATGATGATTTTCAATACATGACTCACATGTACGAGGAGGTGTTAAAACAATACAAACGTTACATTGGGCATGTTTGCGCTTATCCGGGAGGGGTTTATCGGTATCAGCTTGTTGAGGGTGAAGAGGAATATTTTCAGAACCCGGTAAGCAAAGCCAGGCAACAGGAGGCATTGGCATGGTTGTTTAAAGAGCTGGCCAATCAGCCTTCGTGGATGCTCAACAAAGAAATTGAACGACGCATTGGTTCGCACAAGAATGAATTGTTTAAATACCAGGCTTCAGTGCTTGATATTTTAATGGGGGGCGTGGTTTTTCAGAAACTGGAAATGTATCATAATGAGTACAGTAGTGCGGAATATTTAAACGATCTGCATAAGCATATATGGGAAAAAACAATAAATGGTAAAAAGCTAAACGAATTCGAACGCCATTTGCAGGCATCGTATATTCATAACCTGGTAAAAATGGCCGGAGCAGCAAATGGTTCGAAAGAGAAAAAGGAATCATCTTCCCTCGCATCTTTAACCAGTGGCACATCTTCAAAAATTCAATTTCTCGATAACCTGGTAAAACCCTTGGTTTTTGCAGAAATAGAAAAAACAAAAAACTTGGTTAATAAGAATTTAAGGAGCAAGGATGCGGCGTTAAAAGCACATTATAAATACCTTAGCCTATTGCTGGCGGATTATTAG
- a CDS encoding AraC family transcriptional regulator: MYVYVLAFTNSAFRLQPKHFWHLAPALFQILVKLYLNYAAGLMECYQEGGCVEEDNIFVSLTYLYKYVVLGFYIFLTWKVVLKDKKNAISPRDEMRHQWIRQIILGVSFLYLGILLLHAGRYMLPNVFWERMLWGNTLTTLFIFIFLYLGNSYAYLFVSPSKHRFKNLSESFNPNNCQQKAPEDQMTGAFNQLETLMKNEKPYTKGPLTVKDLSELTGIPSTIISQSVNTLTGKSVTDYINQYRVNLFKEKISDPKNQHYKIMVLAEECGFQSKSTLVRIFRQFTGVTPSQYLKEK; this comes from the coding sequence ATGTACGTTTACGTTTTGGCTTTTACAAACTCGGCATTTCGCTTACAACCCAAACACTTTTGGCACCTTGCACCAGCTTTATTTCAAATTTTGGTAAAGTTGTATTTAAACTATGCCGCAGGTTTAATGGAGTGTTACCAGGAAGGTGGTTGTGTTGAAGAGGATAACATATTTGTTTCGCTTACCTATTTATACAAATATGTGGTGCTTGGGTTCTATATTTTTTTAACATGGAAAGTGGTTTTGAAAGATAAAAAGAATGCCATTTCGCCTCGGGATGAAATGAGACATCAATGGATCAGACAAATTATTTTAGGGGTTAGTTTTCTTTATTTGGGAATTTTATTACTGCATGCAGGCCGTTATATGCTGCCCAATGTATTTTGGGAACGCATGCTATGGGGCAATACCCTTACTACCTTGTTCATTTTTATATTTCTGTATTTAGGAAATAGTTATGCATATCTTTTTGTGAGTCCATCAAAACACCGTTTTAAAAACCTCAGCGAATCATTTAATCCAAACAACTGCCAGCAAAAGGCTCCTGAAGATCAAATGACAGGAGCTTTTAACCAGCTTGAGACATTGATGAAGAATGAGAAACCATACACAAAGGGGCCTCTTACTGTTAAAGATCTTTCTGAATTAACAGGTATACCGTCGACTATCATCTCCCAATCGGTAAATACATTAACCGGGAAAAGTGTAACCGATTATATAAATCAATACCGAGTTAATTTATTCAAGGAAAAGATTTCGGACCCCAAAAACCAACACTATAAAATTATGGTGTTGGCAGAAGAGTGTGGATTTCAGTCAAAATCAACACTTGTTCGTATTTTTAGACAATTTACCGGAGTAACACCAAGTCAATATTTAAAAGAGAAATAG
- a CDS encoding helix-turn-helix domain-containing protein, whose protein sequence is MIDIAILPMVKKVMKNRHINGAELARQLQVHPTTVNGMLHRPTLQVNKLAQLSHLLQYNFFRELALQFPYAEPTCTDTGTGQENKELKNRVYELELEVKVLRQTIRDLAGK, encoded by the coding sequence ATGATAGATATTGCTATACTTCCGATGGTTAAAAAGGTGATGAAAAACAGGCACATAAATGGTGCTGAGCTTGCACGCCAACTGCAGGTGCACCCCACAACGGTTAATGGCATGCTCCACCGGCCTACATTACAGGTAAATAAACTTGCCCAGCTGAGCCATTTGCTTCAGTACAATTTTTTTCGTGAACTGGCCCTACAGTTTCCTTATGCCGAACCAACTTGCACTGACACCGGCACAGGCCAGGAAAATAAGGAGTTAAAAAACAGGGTATACGAGCTCGAACTTGAAGTTAAGGTGCTGCGACAGACCATTCGCGACCTGGCGGGTAAATAA
- a CDS encoding D-2-hydroxyacid dehydrogenase yields MKIVVLDGYTLNPGDLSWQKLESIGDLTVYERTPPTEVLKRATNADAVFTNKVILNENLLKQLPNLKFIGVLATGYNVVDTSYAKQAGITVCNIPAYSTQSVAQLVFAHLLHFAQNVGGHAQSVRDGRWAANPDFAYWLSPQTELAGKTLGVIGFGQIGQAVARIGIALGMKVIYNNRSLKTTTIEASQVDLDNLLKNSDFISINCPLTEQNQGFINKTTIEKMKPTAILINTGRGPLINEQDLADALNSGRIAGAGLDVLASEPARSNNPLVQAKNCNITPHIAWATLEARQRLMQIAADNLNAFINGKPINVVNA; encoded by the coding sequence ATGAAGATTGTTGTGTTAGACGGTTACACCTTAAACCCGGGAGATTTAAGCTGGCAGAAACTTGAAAGCATAGGAGATTTAACGGTTTACGAGCGTACACCACCCACGGAAGTTTTAAAGCGTGCCACCAATGCCGATGCCGTTTTTACCAATAAAGTTATTCTGAATGAAAACCTTTTGAAGCAGCTGCCAAACCTAAAATTTATTGGCGTTTTGGCTACCGGCTATAACGTTGTTGATACTTCATACGCCAAACAGGCAGGAATAACTGTTTGCAATATTCCGGCCTACAGCACACAATCGGTAGCGCAATTGGTTTTTGCACACCTGCTTCATTTTGCACAAAATGTTGGCGGTCATGCACAATCGGTTCGCGATGGGCGGTGGGCCGCCAACCCTGATTTTGCCTATTGGCTTAGCCCTCAAACCGAGTTGGCAGGAAAAACACTTGGAGTAATTGGTTTTGGGCAAATCGGACAGGCTGTTGCCCGTATTGGCATTGCCCTGGGTATGAAAGTTATTTATAATAACCGCAGCCTAAAAACAACTACCATTGAGGCCAGCCAGGTGGATTTAGACAACCTTTTAAAAAACTCCGACTTTATCAGTATCAACTGCCCGTTAACCGAGCAGAACCAAGGTTTTATCAACAAAACCACTATCGAAAAAATGAAACCCACTGCCATTCTTATTAATACGGGCAGGGGGCCGCTTATTAACGAACAAGACCTGGCCGATGCATTAAACAGCGGTAGAATTGCCGGTGCCGGACTCGATGTGCTGGCCTCCGAGCCTGCCCGTTCCAACAATCCCTTGGTGCAGGCAAAAAACTGCAATATTACCCCACACATTGCCTGGGCAACGCTTGAAGCCCGGCAGCGGCTTATGCAAATTGCTGCCGATAATCTGAACGCTTTTATTAATGGGAAACCCATTAATGTGGTTAATGCTTAG
- a CDS encoding DUF2723 domain-containing protein: protein MQHTKLINNILGWLVFILACITYFMTMEPTVSWWDCGEFITSAFKLEVGHPPGAPTFMILGRIFTLFAPDASKAAVLVNSLSAMASAATIMFLYWTIVHLANKLFSEEKSSGEQLAVWGSGLVGALAFTFTDSFWFSAVEGEVYALSSLFTAMVFWAILKWEDVAHEKHANRWLVLIAYLMGLSIGVHLLNLLAIPAIGLVYYFKKYEFSWKGVVYALAASMGVLLGIQYGIIPNVPRIGFLFDRVFVNTLGLPFNSGIIFMVALIAVGAYFGLRYTRQRNMVVWNNAITMVIVILIGYSSFGIILIRASANPPMNQNHPDNAFALVRYLNREQYGDRPLFKGPYYNAPRIATKNPKDQYNKVDGKYEITGTMPGGSVYEPKMETIFPRMYSDKSNHVQAYKEWGKVKGTPVRVRDRGEVKTLQKPTFGENLRFFFSYQLGHMYMRYFMWNFVGRQNDLQGHGSFEYGNWVSGISFIDEPKVGPRDNMPEWMLNDPSRNVYYFLPLLLGLLGLFFQYNQGKKGKETFAVTMLLFVLTGIAIVIYLNQYPYQPRERDYAYAGSFYAFAIWIGLGVLAVYSGLKKLIKGAPGAVLATLIALVAVPGVLATQNWDDHDRSGKYMTRDYAKNYLESCAPNAILFTYGDNDTFPLWYVQEVEGVRPDIKIINISYLGMDWYISQQKFATNQAAPVPFSFTKDKYYMGRMDAVLFQDRIKGSVELSEAMEFLGSDDVRTQVKVTSGAMLDYLPSKDFHITVDKQKAVESGTVKPENAGQIADRVEFRINKNMITKSEMAVLNMIAANNWERPIYIDHSLVFTGNIYFLDWLQFEGLAYRFVPIKTPKQGVTAGRIDTELLYNNVMNKFVWGNVNDPDIHMDEYNRKQIDIMQARYMFIRLAQALINEGQKEKAIEVADKMFELFPNEIIPLDYSSFQMADQYYRAGATDKANEKVRIMAENCFAMLDYYASLPAHMAAAIQNDQNRQISHLRNLVIITRNNKQDELHQELDTKLKELITTFQKKAGA from the coding sequence ATGCAACACACAAAATTAATCAATAATATTCTTGGTTGGCTTGTTTTTATCCTTGCCTGTATTACTTACTTCATGACAATGGAACCCACAGTAAGCTGGTGGGATTGTGGTGAGTTTATTACCAGTGCCTTTAAACTGGAAGTTGGCCATCCGCCAGGGGCACCAACATTTATGATTTTGGGGCGTATTTTTACCCTTTTTGCTCCTGATGCAAGCAAGGCAGCTGTTCTGGTTAATTCCTTATCGGCAATGGCAAGTGCTGCAACCATAATGTTTTTGTACTGGACCATTGTACACCTGGCCAATAAACTCTTTTCTGAAGAAAAAAGTTCAGGAGAACAACTTGCTGTATGGGGGAGTGGACTTGTTGGCGCATTGGCATTTACTTTTACCGATTCATTCTGGTTCTCGGCCGTTGAAGGCGAAGTTTATGCGCTGTCTTCGTTGTTTACCGCAATGGTTTTTTGGGCTATTCTAAAATGGGAAGATGTTGCACACGAAAAACACGCCAATCGTTGGTTGGTATTAATTGCTTATTTAATGGGGCTTTCAATAGGTGTTCACCTGTTAAACCTGCTGGCTATACCGGCAATTGGCTTGGTTTATTATTTCAAAAAATACGAATTTTCCTGGAAAGGTGTCGTTTATGCATTGGCTGCTTCAATGGGCGTATTACTCGGAATTCAATATGGGATTATCCCGAACGTTCCGCGAATTGGCTTTTTGTTCGACCGTGTTTTTGTTAATACATTGGGATTGCCTTTCAATTCAGGAATTATTTTTATGGTGGCTTTAATTGCAGTGGGAGCTTACTTTGGTTTGCGTTATACCCGCCAACGGAATATGGTGGTTTGGAACAATGCCATCACCATGGTTATTGTGATTTTAATTGGCTATTCATCGTTTGGCATAATTTTAATTCGTGCCTCGGCCAACCCACCCATGAACCAGAACCACCCCGACAATGCCTTTGCGCTGGTGCGTTACCTGAATCGCGAGCAGTATGGCGATCGACCATTGTTTAAAGGACCCTACTACAATGCACCACGAATTGCTACAAAAAATCCAAAAGATCAATACAACAAAGTAGACGGTAAATATGAAATTACCGGAACCATGCCGGGTGGGTCGGTGTACGAACCCAAAATGGAAACGATCTTTCCGCGAATGTACAGCGACAAATCAAATCATGTGCAGGCCTACAAAGAATGGGGAAAAGTAAAAGGAACACCCGTGCGTGTGCGCGATCGCGGAGAGGTAAAAACATTGCAAAAACCTACTTTTGGCGAAAACCTCCGTTTTTTCTTTAGCTACCAACTTGGCCACATGTACATGCGTTATTTTATGTGGAATTTTGTGGGGCGACAGAATGATCTTCAGGGACATGGTAGTTTTGAATACGGAAACTGGGTTAGCGGTATTTCTTTTATTGATGAACCCAAAGTGGGGCCTCGCGATAATATGCCCGAATGGATGCTCAACGACCCGAGCCGGAATGTGTATTATTTTCTGCCACTACTGCTGGGGCTGTTAGGGCTTTTCTTTCAGTATAACCAGGGTAAAAAGGGCAAAGAAACCTTTGCCGTTACCATGCTGCTGTTTGTGTTAACCGGAATTGCTATTGTGATATACCTGAATCAGTATCCGTACCAGCCTCGTGAACGCGATTACGCCTATGCAGGCTCGTTTTATGCCTTTGCCATTTGGATTGGCCTGGGAGTGCTGGCCGTATATTCCGGACTAAAAAAACTGATAAAAGGAGCGCCTGGGGCAGTGCTGGCAACGCTAATTGCCCTGGTAGCTGTTCCGGGGGTATTAGCAACGCAAAACTGGGACGACCACGACCGGTCGGGAAAATATATGACCCGCGATTACGCTAAAAATTACCTGGAGTCGTGTGCACCAAATGCCATTCTGTTTACTTATGGCGATAACGATACCTTCCCGTTGTGGTATGTGCAAGAGGTGGAAGGCGTTCGTCCCGATATAAAAATTATCAACATTAGTTACCTCGGTATGGACTGGTACATTAGCCAACAAAAATTTGCAACCAACCAAGCGGCACCGGTACCATTCTCGTTTACTAAAGATAAATATTACATGGGCCGCATGGATGCCGTTCTGTTTCAGGATCGGATAAAAGGATCAGTTGAATTGAGCGAAGCGATGGAGTTTTTAGGCAGCGATGATGTGCGCACACAGGTAAAAGTAACCAGTGGTGCGATGCTCGACTACCTGCCTTCGAAAGATTTTCATATAACTGTGGATAAACAGAAAGCTGTTGAGAGTGGCACCGTAAAACCGGAAAATGCCGGGCAAATTGCCGACCGTGTGGAGTTCAGAATCAATAAGAACATGATAACCAAAAGCGAAATGGCAGTGCTGAATATGATTGCAGCCAACAATTGGGAGCGCCCCATTTATATCGATCATAGTTTGGTGTTTACCGGCAATATTTATTTCCTCGACTGGTTGCAGTTTGAAGGCCTCGCTTATCGTTTTGTGCCTATAAAAACACCAAAGCAAGGCGTTACTGCCGGAAGGATTGACACCGAACTTTTGTACAACAATGTGATGAACAAATTTGTGTGGGGAAATGTAAATGATCCTGATATTCATATGGATGAATACAACCGCAAGCAGATTGATATTATGCAGGCTCGTTATATGTTTATTCGTTTGGCACAAGCCTTAATCAACGAAGGCCAAAAAGAAAAGGCGATTGAAGTTGCTGATAAAATGTTTGAACTTTTTCCCAACGAAATTATTCCGCTTGACTACAGTTCTTTCCAAATGGCCGACCAGTATTACCGGGCAGGAGCAACAGATAAAGCCAATGAAAAAGTGAGAATAATGGCCGAAAACTGTTTTGCCATGTTAGACTATTACGCTTCGTTGCCGGCCCACATGGCTGCGGCTATTCAGAACGACCAGAACCGGCAAATTTCGCATTTGCGCAACCTGGTAATAATTACCCGTAATAACAAACAAGATGAGTTGCACCAGGAGTTGGATACAAAACTCAAAGAGTTAATAACAACATTTCAGAAAAAAGCCGGTGCTTAG